Proteins from one Belonocnema kinseyi isolate 2016_QV_RU_SX_M_011 chromosome 8, B_treatae_v1, whole genome shotgun sequence genomic window:
- the LOC117178740 gene encoding uncharacterized protein LOC117178740, giving the protein MIVDSPSATERSRAMNCLLKFAQARDFKSELKDIAESKQVSSRGRLSALNLFTDPAGLLRVGGRLINVPIAFEQKHPIILAPGNPLTLLIIAHEHNKLLHAGCQAVMSSLKTRYWTLSCKTIVKKFIKKCMKCFRAQPMSPEYTMGNLPFDRVSPNGPFLTCGVDYAGLFFVVEKSRSRSVSKAYICIFVCFATNTVHIELARDISTNAFFNCLYRFVSRRGKCKNIHSDNGTNFVGARNELKELGELLKSREFQESVTDFLANEQVTWHMIPSHAPNFGSLWESAVKSAKKQLKIVIGETRLTFEELYTLLTQVEACLNLSSLITNFQ; this is encoded by the coding sequence ATGATCGTCGATTCTCCAAGTGCGACAGAACGATCAAGGGCAATGAATTGTCTCTTGAAGTTTGCTCAGGCACGAGATTTTAAATCAGAACTTAAAGACATTGCCGAGTCTAAGCAGGTTTCAAGCAGAGGCAGACTATCTGCATTGAATCTATTCACTGATCCAGCTGGATTGCTCAGAGTGGGCGGTCGCCTTATTAATGTGCCTATAGCTTTCGAACAAAAACATCCTATCATTCTAGCACCAGGTAATCCCCTTACTCTACTTATAATTGCTCATGAACACAATAAATTATTGCACGCAGGATGCCAAGCAGTAATGTCATCGTTAAAGACACGTTATTGGACCTTATCATgtaaaacaattgtaaaaaagtttatcaaaaaatgtatgaagtGCTTTAGGGCACAGCCAATGAGTCCAGAATATACTATGGGAAATTTGCCATTTGATCGTGTCTCTCCGAATGGGCCATTTCTCACGTGTGGAGTTGATTATGCCGGTCTATTTTTTGTCGTCGAAAAATCACGAAGTCGATCAGTTAGTAAGGCCTATATTTGTATTTTCGTATGTTTTGCTACCAATACAGTTCATATTGAACTAGCGCGTGACATAAGCACGAACGCGTTTTTTAATTGTCTCTATCGATTCGTTTCTCGTCgaggaaaatgtaaaaatatccaTTCGGACAATGGAACTAATTTCGTGGGGGCTCGAAATGAATTGAAAGAATTAGGAGAACTCTTGAAAAGTCGCGAATTTCAGGAATCTGTCACAGATTTTTTAGCGAATGAACAAGTTACTTGGCATATGATACCTTCCCATGCCCCAAATTTTGGTAGTCTTTGGGAAAGCGCCGTTAAGTCtgcaaaaaaacaattaaaaattgtaatagggGAAACGCGACTAACATTCGAAGAATTGTATACTTTATTGACACAGGTCGAGGCATGTTTGAATTTGTCGTCCCTTATCACCAATTTCCAATGA
- the LOC117178741 gene encoding uncharacterized protein LOC117178741 — translation MCVNEQQYQLHSDQPILQKTKLGWIVAGPMQLPSHHSRTVCNSITNQQLHKQVERFWEIENHSIKKISSELNPLDDLEQHFLSTTEQDKDGRFIVTIPFKDEVNDLGESYTRAHKCLLDLERKLSKQPELKKAYSEFMEDYENQGHMVMISAREIKTDKVVNYLPHHAVLKEGTTTTKIRGVYNGSFPTSTGLSLNQVQRVCPIVQNDLISIMLRFRQHPIVISADIAQMYRQIKINKNQQDLQRILWRADPSLPICHYRLTTVTYGTASAPYLATRVLRQIGEENKNSYHVASEVIIRDFYVDDHLTGTSTVEEARQLKEESTKLLAASGMELWKWASNEPRVFSDLNHSTSERMIKSDKDPRTLGLFWKPETDELQYLVKEQEKQQITKRSILSTTAKIFDPFGLVGSVIIRAKIILQKLWELELSWNEALPQKFTNSLD, via the coding sequence ATGTGTGTAAATGAACAACAGTACCAGCTTCACAGTGATCAGCCGATATTGCAAAAGACAAAACTTGGATGGATCGTTGCAGGTCCCATGCAATTACCTTCTCATCATTCCAGAACGGTGTGCAATTCAATTACAAATCAACAATTGCATAAACAAGTCGAACGATTTTGGGAAATCGAGAatcattctataaaaaagatttccTCTGAGCTCAATCCACTGGACGATCTTGAACAGCACTTTCTGTCGACAACTGAACAAGATAAGGACGGACGATTCATTGTAACTATACCATTCAAGGATGAGGTTAATGATCTCGGTGAGTCCTACACTAGGGCACACAAATGCCTGCTTGATTTGGAAAGGAAATTGAGTAAGCAGCCTGAATTGAAAAAAGCATATTCGGAATTTATGGAGGATTACGAGAATCAAGGACATATGGTTATGATTTCAGCTAGAGAAATAAAAACTGACAAGGTTGTGAATTATCTACCTCACCACGCTGTCTTGAAGGAAGGAACTACGACGACGAAGATACGCGGTGTTTACAATGGATCATTCCCCACTTCTACCGGACTTTCTTTGAATCAAGTGCAGCGAGTTTGTCCCATCGTTCAAAATGACCTCATTTCTATTATGCTGCGTTTTCGACAACATCCCATCGTTATATCTGCTGACATTGCACAGATGTAtcgtcaaataaaaattaataaaaatcaacaGGACCTTCAGAGAATTTTATGGAGAGCAGACCCATCTCTGCCTATTTGCCACTATCGCCTTACAACTGTCACATATGGGACCGCGTCAGCTCCGTACTTAGCCACGCGAGTCTTGCGACAAATTGGAGAGGAAAACAAGAATAGCTATCATGTGGCCAGCGAAGTCATCATTCGCGATTTCTACGTGGATGACCATCTCACTGGAACTTCTACTGTAGAGGAAGCAAGACAGCTGAAAGAGGAAAGTACGAAGCTTCTTGCAGCATCAGGAATGGAACTTTGGAAATGGGCCTCCAATGAACCACGGGTCTTCAGCGATTTAAATCATTCGACGTCAGAAAGAATGATTAAATCTGATAAGGATCCTAGGACTTTAGGATTGTTTTGGAAACCGGAAACGGATGAGcttcaatatttggttaaagaacAGGAAAAACAACAAATAACGAAACGAAGTATTTTATCCACAACTGCGAAAATTTTCGATCCCTTCGGCCTGGTGGGTTCAGTTATTATTCGTGCGAagattattcttcaaaaattgtgGGAATTAGAACTTAGTTGGAATGAAGCTCTTCCCCAAAAATTTACAAACTCTTTGGACTGA